Within Stella humosa, the genomic segment AACAGGCGCACCTGCGAATGGCCCGGCTGCACCGGCGAGGGGGAGTTCCGCGCGCCGCAATCGCGTGACCAGTTGCATCAATATCGCTGGTTCTGCCTGGAACATGTGCGGGCATACAACAAAAGCTGGGACTACTACCGGGGCATGTCGCAGACCGCCATCGAGGAGGATCTGCGGCGCGACACGGTGTGGCAGCGACCCACCTGGCCGCTGGGCGGACCGCGGGGCCGCGGCCCGCGCTGGCGGGTCCATGACGGGTTCGGCCTGTTCGAGGACGATGCCACCCAGAAGGCGGGCGAGCCGGGCCGGCCGCCGGCCGATGCGGCCCATGTCCGCGCGCTCGCCGTGTTCGAATTGGAGCCGCCGGTAACCTTCGAGCGGCTGCGTTCGCGCTACCTCACCCTGGTCAAGCTGCACCACCCCGATGCGAATGGGGGCGACAAGGCCGCGGAGGAGCGTCTAAAATCCATCAACGAAGCATATGCCACCCTGAAGAACGGCTATTTCGCATAGCCCGCTCTTTCCTGTTGTCTCCAAACCACGAGATCCGATCCCGATGGCTACCGCCACGTCACCCCGCGCCGCTGAGACGGCGCCGAACGGCCTGCCCGACACAAAGGTTTCCGTCCGTGAGACCTTCGGCATCGACAGCGACCTCGAGGTGCCGGCCTTCTCCACGCCGACCGAGCATGTGCCGGACAAGGACGTGGCCTACCGCTTCGACCATGACACCACGCTGGCGATCCTCGCCGGCTTTGCCTACAACCGGCGCGTCATGATCCAGGGCTATCATGGCACCGGCAAGTCGACCCATATCGAGCAGGTCGCGGCCCGCCTGAACTGGCCCTGCATCCGCATCAACCTCGACAGCCACATCAGCCGCATCGACCTCGTCGGCAAGGACGCGATCGTGCTGCGCGACGGCAAGCAGGTGACGGAGTATCGCGAGGGCCTGCTGCCCTGGGCGCTGCAGCACCCGACCGCGATCGTGTTCGACGAGTACGACGCCGGCCGCCCGGACGTGATGTTCGTGATCCAGCGCGTGCTGGAGGTCGAGGGCAAGCTGACCCTGCTCGACCAGAACAAGGTCATCCGCCCGCACCCGTCCTTCCGCCTGTTCTCGACCGCCAACACGGTCGGCCTGGGCGACACGACCGGCCTCTATCACGGCACCCAGCAGATCAACCAGGGCCAGATGGACCGCTGGAACATCGTGGCCGTGCTGAACTACCTGCCGCACGACGACGAGGTCCAGATCGTCCTGGCCAAGATGCCGAGCTACCAGACGGACGAGGGCAAGAAGACCATCGGCCAGATGGTCGCCTGCGCCGACCTGACGCGTGCCGGCTTCATCAATGGCGACATCTCCACCGTCATGTCGCCGCGCACGGTCATCACCTGGGC encodes:
- a CDS encoding J domain-containing protein, producing the protein MRRRFERVAVAPDPEEARNRRTCEWPGCTGEGEFRAPQSRDQLHQYRWFCLEHVRAYNKSWDYYRGMSQTAIEEDLRRDTVWQRPTWPLGGPRGRGPRWRVHDGFGLFEDDATQKAGEPGRPPADAAHVRALAVFELEPPVTFERLRSRYLTLVKLHHPDANGGDKAAEERLKSINEAYATLKNGYFA
- the cobS gene encoding cobaltochelatase subunit CobS, translated to MATATSPRAAETAPNGLPDTKVSVRETFGIDSDLEVPAFSTPTEHVPDKDVAYRFDHDTTLAILAGFAYNRRVMIQGYHGTGKSTHIEQVAARLNWPCIRINLDSHISRIDLVGKDAIVLRDGKQVTEYREGLLPWALQHPTAIVFDEYDAGRPDVMFVIQRVLEVEGKLTLLDQNKVIRPHPSFRLFSTANTVGLGDTTGLYHGTQQINQGQMDRWNIVAVLNYLPHDDEVQIVLAKMPSYQTDEGKKTIGQMVACADLTRAGFINGDISTVMSPRTVITWAENARIFGDIGFAFRLTFLNKCDEVERASVAEYYQRCFGTELRETGVRAKLV